The Chitinophagales bacterium genome has a segment encoding these proteins:
- a CDS encoding M61 family metallopeptidase — translation MKLNYTISFNNYTNNYVDIVLSISDINISNDKLLLCLPTWTPGSYLIREYAKNIDQVVLLEDDNKTVLQKQNKNSWIIPINNKNEITIAYAVYCFEWGVRNNFINDELIFLTGAATFFYVKGNENLPIEIIIEVPKNYTKIATSLKKVAGNEWHRKADNYDELVDSPIEIGNQENLYFTVDDVPHQVSVFGESNMQKETFIKDLEKIIAVENEIFTSNPCDNYLFIIHHSATNYGGLEHKYCSVNNVPRNNYSKDKYGQTMSLLAHEYFHLWNVKRIKPSSFIPYDYTNEMYTDLLWFFEGVTSYYDDLICYRAGIHTQEEYLKIVANNLNVVINTPGNNIQTLAEASFDTWIKYYRKNENTNNTQISYYTKGAVVVMLFDFITMIATGGERNFDFVLRSLYNDYLKDKNKGITEADITNTLSNIAGIDFATYIQKYIHQTGFNDFEKYFEQIGLTLNTITDSKPTLGISIKNEFNKTTITQKNSIYNQSNGFLNVNDEIIAIDGVALNNNLSDIIQSKYINQKINILVNRDGLLKTYDTTISASKKISYQIAIKNNLNDLQKKLLSIWLKQKHFNS, via the coding sequence ATGAAATTAAACTATACTATATCATTTAATAACTATACCAACAACTATGTAGATATTGTTTTATCTATTTCAGATATCAATATTTCTAATGATAAACTACTTCTTTGTTTGCCAACATGGACACCAGGATCTTATTTAATTAGAGAGTATGCTAAAAATATTGACCAAGTTGTTTTATTAGAAGACGATAATAAAACAGTTCTACAAAAACAAAATAAAAATTCGTGGATTATACCTATCAATAATAAAAATGAAATTACTATTGCTTATGCTGTTTATTGTTTTGAATGGGGCGTTCGTAATAATTTTATTAACGATGAATTGATCTTTCTAACAGGTGCTGCTACATTCTTTTATGTAAAAGGCAATGAAAATCTACCTATTGAAATTATTATTGAAGTACCTAAAAATTATACTAAAATTGCAACTTCGCTTAAAAAAGTAGCAGGAAATGAATGGCACCGAAAAGCAGATAATTATGATGAATTAGTAGATAGTCCAATCGAAATTGGCAATCAAGAAAACTTATACTTTACAGTTGATGATGTACCACACCAAGTGAGTGTTTTTGGTGAAAGCAATATGCAAAAAGAAACATTCATCAAAGACTTAGAAAAAATTATTGCGGTAGAAAACGAAATTTTTACTTCCAATCCTTGCGATAATTACTTGTTTATTATACATCATTCTGCTACAAATTATGGAGGACTAGAACACAAATACTGTTCGGTAAATAATGTGCCGAGAAACAATTACAGTAAAGATAAATACGGACAAACCATGAGTTTACTAGCACATGAGTACTTTCATTTATGGAATGTAAAACGCATCAAACCAAGTAGCTTTATTCCTTACGATTATACCAATGAAATGTATACCGATTTGCTTTGGTTTTTTGAAGGCGTTACCAGTTATTACGACGATTTAATTTGCTACAGAGCAGGTATTCATACACAAGAAGAATATTTAAAAATTGTAGCCAATAACTTAAATGTAGTTATTAATACGCCAGGCAATAATATTCAAACATTAGCAGAAGCAAGTTTTGATACTTGGATTAAATACTATAGAAAAAATGAAAATACCAACAACACACAAATTAGTTACTATACAAAAGGAGCTGTTGTAGTAATGTTGTTTGATTTTATTACAATGATTGCAACTGGTGGCGAACGCAATTTCGATTTTGTTTTACGAAGCTTGTATAACGATTATCTAAAAGATAAAAACAAAGGCATTACTGAAGCAGATATTACCAACACACTTTCAAATATTGCCGGAATTGATTTTGCTACCTACATACAAAAATATATTCATCAAACTGGCTTTAACGATTTTGAAAAATATTTTGAGCAAATTGGTTTAACACTCAATACCATTACCGATAGTAAACCTACACTTGGCATTAGCATAAAGAACGAGTTTAATAAAACTACTATCACTCAAAAAAATAGTATTTACAATCAAAGCAATGGCTTTTTAAATGTAAACGACGAAATAATTGCAATAGATGGAGTTGCTCTTAATAATAATTTATCTGATATTATACAATCAAAGTATATTAATCAAAAAATAAATATTTTAGTAAATAGAGATGGCTTGCTAAAAACTTATGATACAACTATTAGTGCAAGCAAAAAAATAAGCTATCAAATAGCAATAAAAAATAATTTAAACGACTTACAGAAAAAGCTACTAAGCATTTGGCTAAAACAAAAACATTTTAATAGTTAA